In Actinomyces sp. zg-332, the following proteins share a genomic window:
- a CDS encoding RelA/SpoT family protein, with protein sequence MGKDNKNEITGSIPVVNASFVRTSLSWLGNRKRSTRPEIEPLIRAMKANHPKADTSLIEKAYDTARHLHEGQMRKSGEPYITHPVAVATILAELGMTPITLVAALLHDTVEDCEYTLEELTQDFGEEIALLVDGVTKLDKVEYGQAAKAETIRKMIVAMSKDIRVLVIKLGDRLHNARTWKYVSPESAKQKAKETLEIYAPLANRLGMNSVKSELEDKSFKILYPDVYEEINRLLLDRAPEREKYLNAIIYQIEEDLRVLKVKGKVSGRPKHHYSIYQKMVVRGRDFEDIYDLVAVRILVDTVTDCYAVLGAMHSRWTPIPGKFKDYIAMPKFNLYQSLHTTVIGQNGKPVEIQIRTHKMHYDAEYGVAAHWKYKENPNATAKNSDKMSTAQEMGWLRQLVEWQRETDDPSEFLDSLRYEVSGSEIYVFTPRGDVISLTRGASPVDFAYAVHTDVGHRTIGAKVNGKLVALDTKLSNGDRIEIITSKAQNYAPSRDWLKFVTTPRAKNKIKNWFSKERREEAIEQGKEQLAKTIRRQNLPLQRLLTQGVLSDLATEMGYSDISGIYLAIAENHLAPGTIVSKLIALIDEDSETDDLANETPIFPTKVRQPMKSSSNGVSVAGITDTEMLIKLAKCCLPVPGDGISGFITRGQGISVHRTDCANLQNLAKESERIIEVEWQHNPKAVYRVRIKIESIDREGLLAEISRVFADYHVKITDISLNTTSDCLAISYFSFDTVDPSHLNTVLSALRRLDGVYSVNRVTGSR encoded by the coding sequence ATGGGGAAAGACAATAAGAACGAGATAACGGGATCTATACCAGTAGTAAATGCTTCTTTCGTGCGTACAAGTCTTTCATGGCTAGGTAATCGTAAACGCAGTACTCGTCCAGAGATTGAGCCTTTAATTAGGGCAATGAAAGCTAATCATCCCAAAGCTGATACCTCACTGATTGAAAAAGCTTATGATACTGCTCGTCATTTGCATGAAGGACAGATGCGAAAATCTGGTGAGCCTTATATAACTCACCCTGTGGCTGTGGCTACAATTTTGGCTGAGCTCGGAATGACTCCCATAACTCTAGTTGCTGCTTTATTACATGATACTGTTGAAGACTGTGAATATACTCTGGAAGAGCTTACTCAAGATTTCGGCGAAGAAATAGCTTTATTGGTTGATGGTGTAACTAAACTAGATAAGGTCGAATACGGTCAAGCGGCAAAAGCTGAAACTATACGTAAAATGATTGTAGCTATGTCTAAAGATATTCGAGTACTAGTAATAAAACTTGGAGATAGGTTACATAACGCTAGAACATGGAAGTATGTTTCACCAGAATCAGCTAAACAAAAAGCAAAAGAAACTTTGGAAATATATGCTCCACTAGCTAACAGACTTGGAATGAATAGTGTCAAATCAGAACTTGAAGACAAGAGTTTTAAAATCCTTTACCCTGATGTTTATGAGGAAATAAATAGGTTACTACTAGACCGTGCTCCTGAACGTGAAAAGTATTTAAATGCAATTATTTACCAAATCGAAGAAGATTTGCGCGTGTTAAAAGTTAAAGGAAAAGTTAGCGGTAGGCCAAAACATCACTATTCTATCTATCAAAAAATGGTTGTGCGTGGGCGTGATTTTGAGGATATATACGATTTAGTTGCTGTTAGGATTTTAGTTGATACTGTAACTGATTGTTATGCTGTTTTAGGAGCAATGCACTCTCGCTGGACACCTATTCCAGGTAAATTCAAAGACTACATCGCCATGCCAAAGTTCAACTTATATCAATCTTTACACACTACAGTAATAGGGCAAAATGGTAAGCCTGTTGAAATTCAGATTAGAACTCATAAAATGCACTATGATGCTGAATATGGTGTTGCTGCCCACTGGAAATATAAAGAAAATCCTAATGCTACTGCTAAGAACTCAGATAAAATGTCTACAGCCCAAGAGATGGGTTGGTTGCGTCAACTCGTGGAGTGGCAAAGAGAAACAGATGATCCTTCAGAGTTCTTAGATTCGCTCAGGTATGAAGTATCAGGTAGTGAAATCTATGTTTTTACTCCACGTGGAGATGTCATATCTTTAACTAGGGGAGCTTCACCTGTAGACTTTGCTTACGCTGTTCACACTGACGTTGGGCACAGAACAATTGGAGCTAAGGTAAATGGCAAGTTGGTTGCTTTAGATACTAAGTTATCAAATGGTGATCGAATAGAGATAATTACTTCAAAAGCGCAAAATTATGCTCCATCTAGAGACTGGCTCAAGTTTGTAACAACTCCTCGCGCTAAAAATAAGATTAAAAACTGGTTTTCAAAAGAGCGTCGAGAAGAAGCTATTGAACAAGGCAAAGAGCAACTTGCCAAAACAATTAGGCGACAAAACCTGCCATTACAGCGTCTTTTAACTCAAGGTGTTTTGTCTGATTTAGCAACAGAAATGGGATATAGTGATATCTCTGGAATTTACTTAGCTATAGCTGAAAATCATTTAGCTCCAGGTACCATTGTTTCTAAGCTAATTGCTTTGATTGATGAAGATTCAGAAACTGATGATTTAGCTAACGAAACACCTATTTTCCCTACTAAAGTACGCCAACCTATGAAATCTTCTTCTAATGGAGTTAGTGTTGCTGGTATAACTGATACAGAAATGCTTATTAAACTAGCTAAGTGTTGTTTGCCAGTACCAGGAGATGGAATCTCAGGCTTTATAACTAGGGGACAAGGAATTTCTGTTCATAGGACAGACTGTGCTAATCTACAAAATTTAGCTAAAGAATCTGAACGCATTATTGAAGTTGAATGGCAACATAACCCTAAAGCTGTTTACCGAGTTCGTATCAAGATTGAATCCATTGACCGTGAAGGGTTGCTAGCTGAAATATCAAGAGTTTTTGCTGATTATCATGTAAAAATTACTGATATTTCTTTGAATACAACTAGCGATTGTTTAGCAATTTCATATTTTTCTTTTGATACAGTAGATCCTTCTCATTTGAATACTGTTTTGTCAGCTTTACGTAGACTAGATGGGGTATACTCGGTTAATCGTGTTACTGGTTCTAGATAG
- a CDS encoding adenine phosphoribosyltransferase: MSEKLVELLKNNLRDIPDFPIEGILFHDIVPLLNNPEAFTALIKGMAEEYRGKVDVVAGIESRGFILAAPLAIELGIGMVPIRKAGKLPGEVIGVDYDLEYGSARLELSAGMIKENQRVLLVDDVLATGGTVWAANELIEKSGAKVETVLVIMELLSLNGRDKIQGLNVKSYLQYDC, from the coding sequence ATGAGCGAAAAATTAGTAGAGCTTCTCAAAAATAATCTCCGAGATATTCCTGATTTTCCAATCGAAGGAATACTGTTTCACGATATTGTTCCTCTATTGAATAACCCTGAAGCTTTTACTGCTTTAATCAAAGGCATGGCTGAAGAGTATAGAGGAAAAGTAGATGTAGTCGCTGGAATTGAATCACGCGGTTTTATTCTTGCTGCACCGTTAGCTATTGAACTAGGAATTGGAATGGTTCCTATACGCAAAGCAGGAAAACTGCCAGGTGAAGTAATTGGTGTGGACTACGATCTAGAATATGGATCAGCTAGACTAGAGTTATCAGCTGGAATGATTAAAGAAAACCAAAGAGTTTTACTTGTAGACGATGTATTAGCTACAGGTGGAACAGTTTGGGCAGCTAATGAGCTTATAGAAAAGTCTGGAGCAAAAGTAGAAACAGTCCTTGTGATAATGGAACTACTTAGCCTAAATGGTCGAGATAAGATTCAGGGATTGAACGTAAAATCGTATTTACAATACGACTGCTAA
- the secF gene encoding protein translocase subunit SecF translates to MISYSQWGNELYSGKRSYGFIKNRKIFFSIGAIFVAISLILIAIVGINPSIEFRGGSEFTVTHAKKVDQQLAYDVLKEVNVNDAATRVSQVGSDGIRVQTGKLNDKQTTDVHSKLAKAYGVQEKDVTSTYIGPSWGQDVTSKALWSLGIFLVLVSILMALYFRTWTMAVAALFALMHDVFLTAGFFALTQVEVSPATVIGFLTILGYSLYDTVVVFDKIRENTHEFLAQRKFTYGELVNLSVNQTLVRSINTSVVAILPVAAIFVIGSFLLGAGTLLDISLALLVGMIVGTLSSIFLASPLLLWLRERESKVKEHNKQVINSRKKVNEDGEEIITEVTVSPLQAGKHLGHASQPKKKAKSKR, encoded by the coding sequence ATGATTAGTTATTCCCAGTGGGGTAATGAGCTTTACTCTGGCAAACGCTCATATGGTTTCATTAAGAACCGTAAAATATTTTTCTCAATTGGCGCTATATTTGTAGCTATTTCTCTGATACTAATCGCAATTGTAGGAATAAATCCTAGTATAGAGTTTAGAGGTGGTAGCGAATTTACTGTTACACACGCTAAAAAAGTAGATCAACAGTTAGCATATGACGTTTTGAAAGAAGTAAACGTAAATGATGCTGCTACCCGTGTTTCTCAAGTTGGTTCTGATGGAATTAGAGTACAGACAGGTAAACTTAATGACAAACAAACAACCGATGTACATTCTAAACTAGCTAAAGCTTATGGGGTACAAGAAAAAGATGTCACTTCAACTTATATTGGTCCTTCATGGGGACAAGATGTTACATCTAAAGCATTGTGGTCACTAGGTATTTTCTTAGTTTTAGTTTCCATTCTAATGGCACTATACTTCAGAACTTGGACTATGGCTGTTGCAGCTTTGTTTGCACTAATGCATGACGTATTTTTGACTGCTGGTTTCTTTGCTCTTACTCAAGTTGAAGTATCACCAGCAACAGTTATTGGTTTCCTAACAATTCTAGGTTACTCACTATATGACACAGTTGTTGTATTTGATAAGATACGTGAAAATACTCATGAATTTTTGGCACAACGAAAGTTTACATACGGTGAACTAGTCAACCTATCTGTAAACCAGACCCTAGTGCGTTCTATAAATACTTCAGTTGTGGCGATTTTGCCTGTTGCTGCTATCTTTGTCATTGGTTCTTTCCTTCTAGGTGCAGGAACTTTACTTGATATTTCTCTAGCTTTGCTAGTAGGTATGATAGTGGGAACATTGTCTTCGATATTCCTAGCATCACCACTATTATTGTGGCTACGTGAAAGAGAATCAAAGGTAAAAGAACACAATAAGCAAGTTATAAATTCTCGTAAAAAAGTAAACGAAGATGGTGAAGAGATTATTACAGAAGTAACAGTTTCGCCACTACAGGCAGGAAAGCATTTAGGGCATGCTTCTCAGCCTAAAAAGAAAGCGAAAAGTAAACGATGA
- the secD gene encoding protein translocase subunit SecD translates to MASSPKKARPVRDLVVLLIIFSIGIASLIAGSIFSTASYTPKLGLDLEGGTQLILTPIASEQAKKAGQRSDVTTEDIDQAINIIRQRVDASGVAEAEISKQGGVNIVVSLPGKPSKETLDLVRSSAQLNFRPVLGISGPNATTSVELTQKDANGKDKKVKQNIDPKVAADTNQDGVLSEEPATKPKNNSDVAWISEKVKYDFLSLDCTNAKNRAVSSNDDPKKPLAACDVDGKAKYILGPVDVEGVHIARASSGLRQTSTGQTTNEWVVNLEFDKAGADKFAKVTQRLVDLRKVNPVLNQFAIVLDGKVVSAPGVSSVINAGRAEISGKFTNESATSLANQLNFGSLPLNFKVQSEQQISATYGSNHLEKGIWAGVIGLVLVMIYLILQYRALSVVAIFSLLVAAAGTYLTITVLSWTMGYRLSLAGVVGLIIAVGVTADSFIVYFERIRDEIRDGHTTDVALEEGWKRAKRTIIASDAVNILAAIVLYLLAVGGVQGFAFTLGLTTLIDLVVLFLFTHPAMILCTKLDFFSKGHKFSGLSPENLGVKAPIYAGRGRVRSGEMSIARRRAMEKEQAKNLDETLEGTEEGVKHD, encoded by the coding sequence GTGGCAAGTAGCCCTAAGAAAGCCAGACCGGTTAGAGATTTAGTTGTCTTATTGATTATTTTTTCAATAGGCATTGCTTCTCTAATTGCCGGTAGTATTTTTTCCACCGCTTCTTATACTCCAAAATTAGGTTTGGATCTTGAAGGTGGTACACAGTTAATATTGACTCCTATTGCGAGCGAACAAGCTAAGAAAGCTGGTCAACGTTCAGATGTTACAACTGAAGATATAGACCAAGCTATAAATATTATTCGCCAACGTGTTGATGCTTCTGGTGTTGCTGAAGCAGAAATATCTAAGCAAGGTGGCGTAAACATTGTAGTTTCTCTACCTGGAAAACCGTCAAAGGAAACTTTAGATTTAGTTAGGTCATCAGCACAGCTAAACTTTAGACCTGTTCTAGGTATAAGCGGTCCTAATGCTACAACTTCTGTGGAATTAACTCAGAAGGACGCAAATGGTAAAGATAAAAAAGTAAAGCAAAATATCGATCCAAAAGTTGCCGCTGACACAAATCAAGACGGTGTTTTATCTGAAGAACCAGCAACTAAACCAAAGAATAATTCAGATGTAGCTTGGATTAGCGAAAAAGTTAAATACGATTTCTTAAGCTTAGACTGCACTAATGCTAAAAATCGTGCTGTATCATCAAATGATGATCCGAAAAAGCCTTTAGCCGCTTGTGATGTTGATGGAAAAGCTAAATATATTCTTGGACCAGTAGATGTTGAAGGTGTACATATTGCTCGTGCATCTTCCGGATTGCGTCAAACTTCAACTGGTCAGACAACCAATGAATGGGTTGTTAACCTAGAATTTGATAAGGCTGGTGCTGATAAATTTGCTAAAGTTACTCAGCGTCTAGTTGATTTACGTAAAGTAAACCCAGTTTTGAATCAGTTCGCTATCGTGCTAGATGGAAAAGTAGTTTCAGCTCCTGGTGTTTCTTCAGTTATCAACGCTGGTAGAGCAGAAATCTCTGGTAAATTTACCAATGAAAGTGCTACATCACTAGCAAACCAGTTAAACTTCGGTTCACTACCTTTAAACTTTAAAGTTCAGTCTGAACAACAAATTAGTGCTACCTATGGTTCAAACCACTTAGAAAAGGGTATTTGGGCTGGTGTAATTGGTCTTGTACTAGTCATGATATACCTAATATTGCAGTATAGAGCTTTGAGTGTTGTAGCTATTTTCTCATTGCTAGTTGCTGCTGCTGGAACTTATCTAACTATTACAGTTCTTTCATGGACAATGGGATATAGATTGTCCTTAGCTGGTGTTGTCGGTTTGATTATCGCAGTGGGTGTTACAGCTGACTCATTTATCGTTTACTTTGAACGTATTCGTGATGAAATTCGCGATGGCCACACTACTGATGTTGCTCTTGAAGAAGGTTGGAAGAGAGCTAAACGTACAATTATTGCCTCAGATGCCGTAAACATCTTAGCAGCTATTGTTCTGTATCTATTGGCTGTGGGTGGCGTTCAAGGCTTTGCCTTCACATTAGGTTTGACTACATTGATTGACTTAGTTGTACTATTCTTGTTCACACATCCAGCAATGATCTTGTGTACAAAACTAGACTTCTTTAGTAAAGGTCATAAATTCTCGGGACTAAGCCCTGAAAACCTAGGAGTCAAAGCTCCTATATATGCAGGACGTGGAAGGGTGCGTTCAGGAGAAATGTCGATTGCTCGACGTCGTGCTATGGAAAAAGAACAGGCTAAAAATCTAGATGAAACTCTAGAAGGAACTGAAGAAGGAGTTAAGCATGATTAG
- a CDS encoding preprotein translocase subunit YajC: MELLILVAVFVLFIVLTSSISKKKQNEQRKTMDESLVPGAWVQTIGGFCGKVVEIDGDVVVLATPSGEESLWLRRAIARVEEPPFAIVDDENESDIENDENSELENQVHEEILEEKVDSTDDIKAEEETNNSEEEIKEEK; encoded by the coding sequence ATGGAGCTTTTAATACTGGTAGCTGTATTTGTTTTGTTCATAGTTCTAACTTCGAGCATTTCGAAGAAAAAACAAAATGAACAGCGTAAAACTATGGATGAGAGTCTAGTTCCGGGAGCTTGGGTTCAAACTATAGGTGGATTCTGTGGTAAAGTCGTTGAAATTGATGGTGACGTAGTAGTTTTAGCTACTCCATCAGGAGAAGAATCTTTATGGTTACGTAGAGCCATTGCTCGTGTTGAGGAACCTCCATTTGCTATTGTGGACGATGAAAATGAGTCTGATATTGAAAACGATGAAAATTCTGAGCTAGAAAATCAAGTCCACGAGGAAATACTTGAAGAAAAAGTTGATTCTACAGATGATATAAAAGCTGAAGAAGAAACTAATAATTCTGAAGAAGAAATCAAAGAAGAAAAATAA
- the ruvB gene encoding Holliday junction branch migration DNA helicase RuvB, which produces MSSDADDLERAAESALRPRKLDEFVGQRVVCDQLSLLLDAAKMRGNSPDHVLLAGPPGLGKTTLSMIIASEMGSSLRLTSGPAIAHAGDLASILSSLQENDVLFIDEIHRLARPAEEMLYLAMEDFRVDVVVGKGPGATSIPLTLPHFTVVGATTRSGLLPAPLRDRFGFTGHLDHYNPKDLETIVKRSANLLNIEITKEAASEIAMRSRGTPRIANRLLRRVIDYSQVRGNGICDMESAKATLELFEVDSKGLDRLDRSVLYSLCTNFSGGPVGLSTLAVSIGEEAETVETVVEPFLVRQSMITRTSRGRCATRKAYEHLGLQVPDDKNILF; this is translated from the coding sequence ATGTCTTCAGATGCTGATGATTTGGAACGCGCTGCTGAATCAGCTTTACGTCCGAGGAAACTGGATGAATTTGTAGGGCAAAGAGTAGTATGTGATCAGCTATCTTTACTGCTTGATGCTGCTAAAATGAGGGGAAATAGTCCTGACCATGTTTTGTTGGCAGGTCCTCCAGGGCTAGGAAAAACCACATTATCTATGATAATCGCTAGCGAGATGGGTTCATCTTTGCGTCTTACATCAGGACCAGCAATTGCTCACGCTGGTGACTTAGCATCGATTTTGTCCTCTTTGCAAGAAAACGATGTTTTATTTATTGATGAAATACACCGTTTGGCTCGTCCAGCAGAAGAAATGCTTTATTTAGCAATGGAAGACTTCCGTGTAGACGTTGTTGTTGGTAAAGGGCCTGGAGCAACTTCTATTCCATTGACTTTGCCTCATTTTACAGTTGTTGGAGCTACTACACGTTCTGGATTGCTTCCAGCACCACTGCGTGATCGTTTTGGGTTTACGGGACATTTAGATCACTATAATCCTAAAGATTTAGAAACTATTGTAAAACGTAGTGCAAATTTGTTGAATATTGAAATAACAAAAGAAGCTGCTAGTGAAATTGCTATGAGATCTAGAGGCACTCCACGTATTGCCAATAGATTGTTACGAAGAGTTATTGACTACTCTCAGGTACGTGGTAATGGAATATGTGACATGGAATCTGCTAAAGCTACTTTGGAACTATTCGAGGTGGATTCAAAAGGTCTTGATAGACTAGATAGAAGTGTACTTTATTCTTTGTGTACTAATTTTTCTGGTGGACCAGTAGGATTATCTACTTTAGCAGTAAGCATCGGTGAAGAAGCAGAAACTGTGGAAACTGTTGTTGAACCGTTTCTTGTACGTCAATCAATGATAACTAGAACCTCCAGAGGTAGATGTGCAACTAGAAAAGCTTATGAACATTTAGGTTTACAAGTACCTGATGATAAAAATATACTTTTCTGA
- the ruvA gene encoding Holliday junction branch migration protein RuvA — protein MIYSISGEVTDIGIDYVVVDTNGVGYLIYTTSTVLLDLHIGQNAVLYTSLIVREDSMILYGFTDKADRNVFNILLGVSGVGPKLALACLNVHTCVSLAEAVRNGDLKALEKIPGVGKKSAQRMLLEIGDKLGAVAVSTTDSSTAKPSGGVVNEQVIQALTQLGWQSSIAEKAVEEVSSANSYDDVATLLKATLVFLGEKRG, from the coding sequence ATGATTTATTCCATCTCTGGTGAAGTAACTGATATTGGTATTGACTATGTAGTAGTAGATACCAACGGTGTAGGGTATTTAATTTATACAACTTCTACCGTTTTGCTTGACTTGCACATTGGTCAGAATGCTGTTTTGTATACTAGTTTAATAGTACGTGAAGATTCTATGATTTTATATGGTTTTACTGATAAAGCTGACCGCAATGTTTTTAATATTTTATTAGGGGTATCAGGGGTAGGACCTAAGCTTGCACTTGCTTGTTTGAATGTGCACACTTGCGTTTCTTTAGCTGAGGCTGTAAGAAATGGTGATTTAAAAGCTTTGGAAAAAATTCCAGGAGTGGGAAAGAAATCTGCTCAAAGAATGTTGCTTGAAATTGGTGATAAACTAGGGGCTGTTGCGGTTTCAACGACTGATAGCTCTACGGCTAAACCTTCTGGTGGAGTTGTAAATGAGCAAGTTATTCAGGCATTAACTCAACTGGGGTGGCAGTCTAGTATTGCTGAAAAAGCTGTTGAAGAAGTCTCTAGTGCTAATTCTTATGATGATGTTGCTACACTACTGAAAGCAACTTTGGTATTTTTAGGGGAAAAACGTGGCTGA
- the ruvC gene encoding crossover junction endodeoxyribonuclease RuvC, whose product MKNTEKLRILGVDPGITRCGLGCVEVDGARRVNLVKVGVIRTNKELPVHHRLKKIADGIDEWIAELKPDILCVEKVFSYENMQTVTTTMQAMGIAMLSAANHNIGLAIHTPTEIKAAVTGFGGADKVQVQSMVAKILGLKALPKPADAADALALAICHAWRGTGIQGVGEDGSVSISASGGVRESEKLTPAQVLWAKAEAQSRQAGVRAAWKARRKNKS is encoded by the coding sequence TTGAAAAATACTGAAAAACTAAGAATACTCGGTGTTGACCCTGGTATTACTCGATGCGGTTTAGGTTGTGTTGAGGTAGACGGGGCTCGCCGAGTAAACTTAGTTAAAGTTGGAGTTATACGTACTAATAAAGAGTTACCAGTTCATCATCGTCTCAAGAAAATCGCTGATGGTATTGATGAATGGATAGCAGAGTTAAAGCCAGATATACTTTGCGTTGAAAAAGTTTTTTCATACGAGAACATGCAAACAGTTACAACTACTATGCAAGCTATGGGGATAGCAATGCTATCAGCTGCTAATCACAATATTGGTTTAGCTATCCATACGCCTACGGAAATAAAAGCTGCTGTGACTGGTTTTGGTGGGGCTGATAAGGTACAAGTTCAATCTATGGTCGCCAAAATTTTGGGTCTTAAAGCTTTGCCTAAGCCTGCTGATGCAGCTGATGCTTTAGCTCTTGCAATATGCCATGCATGGCGTGGGACTGGTATTCAGGGTGTTGGTGAAGATGGGAGCGTTAGTATTAGTGCTTCTGGTGGTGTGCGTGAATCTGAGAAGTTGACTCCAGCTCAAGTTTTGTGGGCTAAGGCTGAGGCGCAAAGTCGTCAAGCTGGTGTTAGGGCTGCTTGGAAAGCTCGCCGTAAAAATAAATCATAA
- a CDS encoding YebC/PmpR family DNA-binding transcriptional regulator: protein MSGHSKWATTKHKKAAIDAKRGKLFARLIKNIEVAARTGGGDPAGNPTLYDAIQKAKKNSVPADNIDRAVKRGSGAEAGGADYETIMYEGYGPNGVAFLVECLTDNRNRAASDVRVAFTRNGGNLADPGSVAYLFSRRGVVIVPKEDELDEDTILDAVLDAGAEEVNDLGEAFEVMSEATDVVAVRTALQEAGIEYESAEVQFVPATQVEVDVEGAKKVLRLIDALEDSDDVQNVYANFDASEEVMAEAMG from the coding sequence ATGTCAGGACATTCCAAGTGGGCTACCACCAAACATAAAAAAGCTGCCATTGATGCTAAGCGTGGTAAGTTATTCGCTCGTTTGATTAAGAACATTGAAGTTGCTGCTCGCACTGGTGGTGGAGATCCTGCTGGTAACCCTACTTTGTATGATGCTATTCAGAAAGCTAAGAAAAACTCTGTTCCTGCTGACAACATCGATAGAGCTGTAAAGCGTGGTAGTGGCGCTGAAGCTGGTGGTGCTGATTATGAAACAATTATGTATGAAGGCTATGGTCCAAATGGTGTAGCATTCTTGGTTGAATGTTTGACTGATAACCGTAACCGTGCTGCCTCCGATGTACGTGTTGCTTTTACACGTAACGGTGGTAACTTGGCTGATCCAGGTTCTGTTGCTTATCTGTTCTCTCGCCGCGGAGTTGTAATTGTTCCTAAAGAAGATGAACTGGACGAAGATACAATTTTAGATGCAGTTTTAGATGCTGGTGCTGAAGAGGTTAATGACTTAGGTGAAGCTTTTGAAGTTATGAGTGAAGCAACTGATGTTGTAGCAGTTCGTACAGCTTTGCAGGAAGCTGGTATTGAATATGAATCAGCTGAAGTGCAGTTCGTTCCAGCTACACAAGTTGAAGTAGATGTCGAGGGAGCAAAGAAAGTTTTGCGTCTAATTGATGCTCTAGAAGACTCAGACGATGTACAAAACGTATATGCTAACTTTGATGCTAGTGAAGAAGTTATGGCAGAGGCAATGGGATAA
- the pdxT gene encoding pyridoxal 5'-phosphate synthase glutaminase subunit PdxT, whose protein sequence is MSDITIGVLALQGDFIDHARMIEELGVKTKLVKSAEDLETINGIIIPGGESFVIEKLAKLFGVFEPLRKKILDGMPVYGTCAGMIMLANKILDGNDGQEGLGVMNVTVRRNAFGRQVDSYEEDLEVVGLEKPFRGIFIRAPWVEEIGNEIEVLSRTYSRSSEGNIVAVRQKNMLATSFHPEVGKDNSFHELFVNMCMKE, encoded by the coding sequence ATGTCAGATATAACTATTGGAGTTTTAGCGTTACAAGGTGATTTTATTGACCATGCACGTATGATTGAAGAATTAGGCGTAAAAACCAAACTTGTTAAATCAGCTGAGGACTTAGAAACTATTAATGGAATTATTATTCCAGGTGGAGAGTCTTTTGTTATTGAAAAACTAGCTAAACTATTTGGGGTATTTGAACCTTTACGTAAAAAAATTCTTGATGGCATGCCTGTTTATGGAACGTGTGCAGGTATGATAATGCTTGCTAACAAAATCTTAGATGGTAATGATGGACAAGAGGGGCTTGGAGTAATGAATGTTACTGTTAGGCGTAATGCTTTTGGTCGTCAGGTTGACTCTTATGAAGAAGATCTTGAGGTTGTAGGTTTGGAAAAGCCTTTTAGAGGAATTTTTATACGAGCACCTTGGGTTGAAGAAATTGGTAACGAGATTGAAGTTTTATCACGTACATACTCACGCAGTAGTGAGGGCAATATTGTTGCTGTACGTCAAAAGAATATGTTAGCTACCTCTTTTCACCCTGAAGTTGGCAAAGATAACAGTTTCCATGAACTATTTGTGAATATGTGTATGAAGGAATAA